Genomic DNA from Osmia lignaria lignaria isolate PbOS001 chromosome 6, iyOsmLign1, whole genome shotgun sequence:
gtttgcggctttgttttccagtaattaacgtttaaaaattcgagtaaaaagcgcctaaaacctgcaatctgcccagcaccgacgactgaacgtcaggtcagcaggggtcggtacaatCATAATCACGAATCATTGAATactagaaacttacctcgtgctatttgGAGGGTAcggtcataaccaagaagagaaagccgaatgttACAGTACCAAGAAagagaatagcacgaggtaagtttctactatttaatgattcttggttatgattaTACCGACCCCTACTGACCTGACATTCAGTCGTCGGTGTTGGGCGGATTGCAGATTATAggtgctttttactcgaatttttaaacgttaattactggaaaacaaagccgcaaacactatttcgtcattcttgattttcgtcttattttgatccctagaatcaccccttaaaaaatctcccacctgttgtcgaacctTATACCCCGAACAGCTAACCCTGTTAGCTGTACCCTGTACAGCGTAACGTTGCTCTTGGAACTACGATTAATGACTTTATGATATGTATTATCATATGACATATGTTCATCATCTTTTCTGTACAATCCGTTACGTAGAATCAATATGAGTAATTTAAATCTGAGATTAAAATGATTTCAGAAATAACTGTTAAAAACTGTTTTATAAAGATTCTGCTTATTTTAATGGGGTTGAAGTATTATTCAATCTCaagtgaatattatttttccagGAACTCCGTTACCTTTTAatcgaataaaatttctttgtaGCTACATTGGGTCACTTATCTAAAAATATTGTGAAATCGATAGTCTAGGTTCTTCCTCAACCTCTTGGGAAGGTATCAAATTTTAGGTAATTTATCTTCACTGTATTGTAATTATTTAGACACATTGAAACTTTGCGTACCGGAATGCATGTAAGAATTTCTTCCTTTCAATTTTGACCCCTGAACTCCGATCTTATTATAAAGCCAATCCAAGGAAAAAACTCTGGAAGGACATGGATTGTAACTGACACACTAGAAAAGGATAAGGTAATAAGACTGAAACAAAACGATAGATCTCCGTCTACTTCgttaaagtaaaaagaaaatgaagtgaGGAAAAGAACTTCCTTCAAACAAGAGAGCTCGTCGCCTGCAATGAAGGAGTCTTAGCACATAATGAAAAAGAATGCTTGTTTAGTAGAAATACTGTGGTCACGGATAAAAGTGGAGAAAAATAAAGTCGTTGCATAATTTGTGTGCCGGAATTGATGAAAATGAATATCCATTTTCTAAATGTGATGTTAATtgcaaaaaatataaataaaactacAAACAGccattaatattttgtttagAAAAGATCACTTTTAGttcgtattttatttaattttaatttaaagtcaTTGTTCTATTATAATACTAAGATTTATTTGAAAGatctaattagaaaaattagaaattagaaatttctaaCGTAGACGTTTGTGCGTTTTTCCATTCAAAAATTAAAGTTCTAAGGAGTTTATTGAAAAAAGTTCTCAATTTTTATGAATGGAAGAAAGAATTAAGAGAACttaaaataaaaagcaacattatTATAAGATATAATAGAGTGTATAAACTTACTGTTCAAAGCAAGTAGAAACCAAGAAGTTTTCACTGAATCGTCGAGTTAGCTTATTGGAGATTGAGATCTTTGAAATCTGCGAATTGCACGATAGGACAGTGACGATCAGAAGTGAGACAGTATCGAGGGTGACTTCATATATATAGGGGATGCGGAGGATTTCACGGGGTAGGAGTGTGGGTGTAGGCACAGGTGGCCAGTGGAAAGGAACTACATCCCCTTCGAGCGCAAGCGTTCTCTCATCTCTCCCTCTGACTTTCTAACACTTCTTTCCCTTGGACCTCGAATTTGTTACGATTCTGTGACTACATCTTCTAACATGACTTTTCACTAGTTTTTCACGAGTGGTTCGCGATCACTATTTCATTGCTTTCCATCAAAGTGCGAATAAAAACAAGTAAAATTTAGAATTCCAATATATTTCATATCAAATTCATATTAAtctatcaatatttttatctttttttcattGATAGAGTTCAAATGTACCTAGTTTCGATGAATAAGAGATAAATCTTAGACTTCGTCTTAGAGAAGATACACAGCAGgtgttcaattatatttcaatcgcaGGCAATGAATGACCTTAGGGAGGAACATTTGATTAGGCGTAATTAAGGTACGAATCATACCGCTCTGTATGTGGTAGATAGTTGAATAATATTCCTCGTATTCTTACTTGTTTAACTATTGTGTTAACAATTCACATTTCTATTTGCAAgacaaaaattaattcaaaacgTAAGCTTTTGTAAAATATAGGGAACGTACGTTTACAGGTATGTACAGCGTGTCCCACCTAACTTGTCTAACCCCATTTTctataaaaacaaatattttttatattagtcCAAAAAGCACTTATGATGGGTTAACCTTCCCTTGCCAGAAAAAAAATCGATGGTTGAACATGGTACGTAAGAAGTACAAGAGCGTATAAAATTACATCACGTCATTAACGTTAATGTCCACTTGAGAATCTTTCCTGTTAATGTCTCAATAAACATATTAGCTCTCAGTAATAGTCAAGTTAATTGACTACATACAATGGGACAATATATCCTCCCCTTGAAAagctaaatatattttttaacgcaTCCACCCCTTACGTATCTGCCATTTCGGTATCCGCGGTTCGAAATTTCAGgagtttcaaaaatttaatcaacactCGTAGTTTTGTAAAAAGAAAGATCGTAAAAAGTCAGAATATAAAATGTCAATTCTTTCTCAAACCAGATTGCTTAGaactgtttatttatttttatttcttataatagctgatttttataaaaatatgtatttataaatttttttaacaattcaatttgtggttaaatatttgaattataatataatataataccaaTTTTCATTACTTTGATATGCATATCAGTCGTCTCCTGTGTGATACGATTTCTATTAGTTCACGGCAATGTTTACATTGGATATTTCACATCTGTTTCAAGgatttataaattgttatatCCTATCAAATATATTTCTGTAACGATTAGTATTTATTAGAATTTAATATTACTTAGCATATTATACTCAACTCTTTTAAATTTTACCTATCTATAATCCGTAgtagttatttaaaaattggaAGTATTAATTACTTTAGAGGAGTGTTTCAGGTGCAAAGTTCACAGTTTAATATTTCACTTTCTGTATATCCGGGTGATACATAAATGATACGTATACAATTCGCAAAACCCGCTCCTTCACGCCATCCGGTGACAATTATAATCACATCGCCcactttaatatatttttttctccgAAGAAAATCGACACCGCTTTGTATTCGCGTTTCCATATCGTTAGCCCAACCAGATAATGGCtgatctagattagatatatttTGCATTCATTATTAGAATGATTTATATAACACGTTTGTGAATATCCACttcgtaaaatgaaaaaaaagatataCAATTTACTTTTATAATGATACGAGTGGAGACCATAATAAAGTTGTAACCATCTTGCAACTGCTCCATAACGAGTAACAGCAACAATAGGGCACTTAGGACGATATGTTGATAACAAAACGGCACTGCGACCTGTCATTGTTGTAACAATAATTGCAGCTGCATTAGACTTTAAGGACGTTTCAATTGCTCCTACGATAATTGCGTGTGAAGGATCTAAAGGTTTTGGTACCTATTTcgatgtaaaaaaatatttttaattacttaaaatattaaaaattataggttttaaaaagttaaaatttgtcgAATAGTGATAATTAATAAACACCTTATAACTAAATTCATTAGAAACTTCCTTTTGCCACCGAGCGCTTTCAGCTTCTCTGCATACTATATCGACAtttcttaataattcaataGTTTCTTTGGAATTCAAGGCACCCGTTTTAAGAAAAACACCGTCGGATCCGGTTAACACAGCATTTGCTATCAAATTCATGTCAATTTTTGGACATTCGTCGTTTTTTACACGGAAACCTAACGTAACTGGTTTTCCCacctataataaaataaatgaactctactgaaaatataataattaaaaacatttttaaacacTTGCATTCATGCACTTTGCGATGACAATTTTTTCAACGAGAAACAATTTTTCAGGACCGACGGCCACCTCGACACCGTCTCTATCGAGAAGGATACCATCCGCGGCgtttaaaatttcatcaaaattttcTAAACCCTGTTGTGTGGAAATCTTCGCTATAACCCGAATATCACTAGCACCTTTccataaaattaacatttactATACATGCTATATTATGCATTTAAATAGTATAAATGTGTTATTAATATGTACCTATATGTTTCAAACGACTTTTAATACCATGAACCATTTTTTCATTTCGTGCATGATTTACTATAACGATATCACATTCTAACATGGATGCCAGACTAACGTGTTCATTATCCATTTCAGAAATTTGAGGCAATGAAACTGCACTGTCCAGTAATTGTACAAGCTTTTCGTCTCCCACAACACCTTCTTTAATAATTTCACAAACTATGGATGTTTCACCTACGTTGAAAAGTATTAAGGTTTGCAAATTTTCGTACTTGTGTAACATTATATTTTGtacgttattttttatttataacaagtAATTTATTGAGCGTTCATTACTGATGATAGAATATACTAACGGACACATTTGACTTGTAATAAAGCAGCACCACGATCAATTAGTATTTTGTCTCCAGGACGACATACTCGAGGTAAGTTAGGATACGAAGTCCAGAAGCATTTAGCACATCCTCCACGTTTTGCTATATCATTCGTCACCAATTTCACTGTATTAccctttattaatttagcatACCCCTATCGATAAAAAGATATATTTCtcatattcaaaattaaattaaatttacgaTATGCTAAAAGAAATGCTCGCACTCTATTCGTTTCATCCCCGTTGAATATGCCTGTTCGTATTTCAGGACCTTGAAGGTTCATCGCGACTCCT
This window encodes:
- the LOC117601727 gene encoding pyruvate kinase isoform X2, with amino-acid sequence MFDIGGRNSYPDAIVDMMMAGANIVRLNMSHQQEKWHAITVQSIREAGNRMYEYTSDIYPIGVAMNLQGPEIRTGIFNGDETNRGYAKLIKGNTVKLVTNDIAKRGGCAKCFWTSYPNLPRVCRPGDKILIDRGAALLQVKCVRETSIVCEIIKEGVVGDEKLVQLLDSAVSLPQISEMDNEHVSLASMLECDIVIVNHARNEKMVHGIKSRLKHIGASDIRVIAKISTQQGLENFDEILNAADGILLDRDGVEVAVGPEKLFLVEKIVIAKCMNVGKPVTLGFRVKNDECPKIDMNLIANAVLTGSDGVFLKTGALNSKETIELLRNVDIVCREAESARWQKEVSNEFSYKVPKPLDPSHAIIVGAIETSLKSNAAAIIVTTMTGRSAVLLSTYRPKCPIVAVTRYGAVARWLQLYYGLHSYHYKNQPLSGWANDMETRIQSGVDFLRRKKYIKVGDVIIIVTGWREGAGFANCIRIIYVSPGYTESEILNCELCT
- the LOC117601727 gene encoding pyruvate kinase PKM isoform X1 yields the protein MICSNASLSTAKWTKSCRQPPWMPQLEDQYLIDNQLRTTCQNTPLEQDVQLDINCSPKTARLTKIMITLGGRNSYPDAIVDMMMAGANIVRLNMSHQQEKWHAITVQSIREAGNRMYEYTSDIYPIGVAMNLQGPEIRTGIFNGDETNRGYAKLIKGNTVKLVTNDIAKRGGCAKCFWTSYPNLPRVCRPGDKILIDRGAALLQVKCVRETSIVCEIIKEGVVGDEKLVQLLDSAVSLPQISEMDNEHVSLASMLECDIVIVNHARNEKMVHGIKSRLKHIGASDIRVIAKISTQQGLENFDEILNAADGILLDRDGVEVAVGPEKLFLVEKIVIAKCMNVGKPVTLGFRVKNDECPKIDMNLIANAVLTGSDGVFLKTGALNSKETIELLRNVDIVCREAESARWQKEVSNEFSYKVPKPLDPSHAIIVGAIETSLKSNAAAIIVTTMTGRSAVLLSTYRPKCPIVAVTRYGAVARWLQLYYGLHSYHYKNQPLSGWANDMETRIQSGVDFLRRKKYIKVGDVIIIVTGWREGAGFANCIRIIYVSPGYTESEILNCELCT